A window of the Brachyhypopomus gauderio isolate BG-103 chromosome 14, BGAUD_0.2, whole genome shotgun sequence genome harbors these coding sequences:
- the klhl20 gene encoding kelch-like protein 20, which translates to MDITSRCTLGDPNKLPEGVPQPARMPYVSDKHPRQTLEVINMLRKHRELCDVVLVVGAKKIYAHRVILSACSPYFRAMFTGELAESRQTEVVIRDIDERAMELLIDFAYTSQVTVEEGNVQTLLPAACLLQLVEIQEACCEFLKRQLDPSNCLGIRAFADTHSCRELLRIADKFTQHNFQEVMESEEFMLLPANQLIDIISSDELNVRSEEQVFNAVMAWVKYSIQERRPQLPQVLQHVRLPLLSPKFLVGTVGSDPLIKSDEECRDLVDEAKNYLLLPQERPLMQGPRTRPRKPIRCGEVLFAVGGWCSGDAISSVERYDPQTNEWRMVASMSKRRCGVGVSVLDDLLYAVGGHDGSSYLNSVERYDPKTNQWSSDVAPTSTCRTSVGVAVLGGYLYAVGGQDGVSCLNIVERYDPKENKWTRVASMSTRRLGVAVAVLGGFLYAVGGSDGTSPLNTVERYNPQENRWHTVAPMGTRRKHLGCAVYQDMIYSVGGRDDTTELSSAERYNPRTNQWSPVVAMTSRRSGVGLAVVNGQLMAVGGFDGTTYLKTIEVYDPDANTWRLYGGMNYRRLGGGVGVIKMTHCESHIW; encoded by the exons ATGGACATCACCAGCCGCTGCACCCTTGGCGACCCCAACAAGCTGCCGGAGGGGGTTCCCCAGCCGGCCCGCATGCCCTACGTCTCGGACAAGCACCCGCGGCAGACGCTGGAGGTCATCAACATGCTGCGTAAGCACCGCGAGCTCTGCGacgtggtgctggtggtgggcgCCAAGAAGATCTACGCGCACCGCGTCATCCTGTCGGCCTGCAGCCCCTACTTCAGGGCCATGTTCACGGGGGAGCTGGCCGAGAGCCGGCAGACCGAGGTGGTCATCCGCGACATAGACGAGCGGGCCATGGAGCTCCTCATAGACTTCGCCTACACCTCACAG GTGACGGTGGAGGAGGGGAACGTGCAGACGCTCCTGCCGGCCGCCTGTCTGCTGCAGCTGGTGGAGATCCAGGAGGCCTGCTGCGAGTTCCTGAAGCGGCAGCTGGACCCGTCCAACTGTCTGGGCATCCGGGCCTTCGCCGACACGCACTCCTGCCGCGAACTGCTGCGCATCGCGGACAAGTTCACGCAGCACAACTTTCAGGAG GTGATGGAGAGTGAAGAGTTCATGCTGCTCCCAGCCAATCAGCTGATAGACATCATTTCGAGTGACGAGCTGAACGTGCGCAGTGAGGAGCAGGTGTTCAACGCGGTCATGGCCTGGGTCAAGTACAGCATCCAGGAGAGGAGACCGCAGCTCCCACAG gtccTGCAGCATGTGCGTCTCCCTCTCCTGAGCCCCAAGTTTCTGGTGGGCACAGTGGGGTCCGACCCGCTGATCAAGAGTGACGAGGAGTGCAG GGACCTGGTGGATGAGGCCAAGAAttacctcctcctccctcaggAGCGCCCCCTAATGCAGGGGCCACGCACGCGCCCCCGGAAACCCATCCGCTGTGGGGAGGTGCTGTTCGCTG tAGGCGGATGGTGCAGCGGAGACGCCATCTCCAGCGTGGAGCGCTACGACCCCCAGACCAACGAGTGGCGCATGGTGGCGTCCATGAGCAAGAGGCGGTGTGGGGTGGGCGTCAGCGTGCTGGACGACCTGCTGTACGCCGTGGGCGGCCACGACGGCTCCTCTTACCTGAACAGCGTGGAGAG GTATGACCCCAAGACTAACCAGTGGAGCAGTGACGTGGCCCCCACAAGCACATGCAGGACCAGTGTGGGTGTGGCGGTGTTGGGTGGGTATCTGTACGCAGTGGGTGGCCAGGATGGCGTCTCATGTCTCAACATAGTAGAAAG GTACGACCCAAAAGAGAACAAGTGGACCCGGGTGGCGTCCATGAGCACACGACGTCTGGGTGTGGCTGTGGCCGTGCTGGGCGGCTTCCTCTATGCGGTCGGAGGCTCGGATGGCACCTCCCCTTTAAACACAG TGGAGAGGTACAACCCCCAGGAGAACCGCTGGCACACGGTGGCCCCCATGGGGACGCGGAGGAAGCACCTGGGCTGCGCCGTGTACCAGGACATGATCTACTCCGTGGGGGGCCGCGACGACACCACGGAGCTCAGCAGCGCCGAGAGATACAACCCACGCACCAACCAGTGGTCCCCCGTGGTGGCCATGACGTCCAGGCGGAGCggg GTCGGCTTGGCGGTCGTGAACGGCCAGTTGATGGCGGTGGGGGGATTCGATGGCACCACGTATTTGAAAACGATAGAAGTCTACGACCCGGACGCCAACACGTGGAg GCTGTATGGTGGAATGAACTACAGGAGACTGGGAGGGGGCGTGGGGGTAATTAAAATGACTCACTGTGAATCCCATATATGGTAA
- the cenpl gene encoding centromere protein L: protein MEGHDSAAVSRPVRARSKSYGRSCVEPPSLFWQTPGHLTALGHRTPTLRGAAKACDITDKVDPEQLALLVQSEWKLSYVTPLYRFKYTQLKLYSRHLAAFILAEKQQGEAVEVGLEAGFKVAFSTVLGLAETEEDAETVFIQIHSKPVFAADALKPVWRGWLTCVNGDPEYLRSLSTDFVSLPMFCSNGSENLTALVKSWFSQTFDCNFGSLCLSSSTLNWLAALWTGCHPNCNIRYLKLSWRMPSQPPLDVEYTVNPQDAWKMWDSIHAEDGVEDTVAVEEVQRFMTGLETHFFRHFKIYLSAGSLVRVSTALGSAHQDGKIKISSSDYIKTLLTLLTECALLRTPV, encoded by the exons ATGGAGGGGCATGACAG CGCAGCTGTGAGCAGGCCTGTTAGAGCCAGAAGTAAGAGTTATGGGAGGAGCTGTGTGGAGCCTCCATCTCTGTTCTGGCAAACACCAGGTCACCTAACAGCCCTGGGTCACCGGACACCCACCCTGAGAGGAGCTGCGAAAGCCTGCGATATTACT GATAAGGTTGACCCGGAGCAGTTGGCTCTTTTGGTCCAGAGTGAGTGGAAGCTGTCCTACGTCACGCCGCTGTACCGATTTAAATACACACAGCTGAAGTTGTACTCCAGACACCTCGCCGCGTTCATCCTGGCCGAGAAACAGCAGGGTGAAGCCGTTGAAGTCGGGCTGGAGGCCGGCTTCAAGGTCGCGTTCTCCACCGTCTTGGGCCTGGCGGAGACGGAGGAGGATGCAGAGACCGTTTTCATCCAG ATACACTCCAAACCCGTGTTCGCAGCAGACGCTCTGAAGCCGGTGTGGCGAGGTTGGCTCACCTGTGTCAACGGTGACCCGGAGTACCTGAGATCACTCTCAACCGACTTTGTGAGCCTGCCGATGTTCTGCAGCAATGGGTCCGAAAACCTCACGGCTCTAGTCAAGTCCTGGTTCTCTCAGACTTTTGACTGTAACTTTGGCTCGCTGTGCCTGAGTTCCTCTACTCTGAACTGGCTTGCTGCCCTGTGGACCGGCTGTCACCCTAACTGCAATATTCGGTACCTGAAGTTATCCTGGCGAATGCCATCGCAGCCTCCCCTGGACGTGGAATACACGGTCAACCCACAGGACGCCTGGAAGATGTGGGATAGTATTCACGCTGAGGACGGCGTGGAAGACACGGTCGCGGTGGAGGAAGTCCAGCGTTTCATGACTGGGCTGGAGACCCACTTCTTCAGACATTTTAAGATCTACCTATCGGCTGGGTCACTTGTGAGAGTCTCCACTGCCCTCGGTTCAGCGCACCAGGACGGTAAAATCAAG ATCAGCAGCAGTGACTACATCAAAACCTTACTGACACTGCTGACAGAGTGTGCCCTCCTGAGAACGCCCGTGTAA
- the dars2 gene encoding aspartate--tRNA ligase, mitochondrial: protein MANRLTLLRSSALRHAFTRLRHRACSRSALPASARPTCSSESIAQPLTRSCRFCSNVSRFTSGASSLSIRSHTCGELCASHVGEDVTLCGWVQFLRQDLFVVLRDFSGLVQVVVPKDESKPELRDTFRGLSVESVLMVKGRVRRRPEGQENMNMSSGEIEVCAETMEVLNTCRKLPFEIKDFVKKSEALRMQYRYLDLRSPHMQANLRLRSRLVMKMREYLCHRHGFVDVETPTLFKRTPGGAREFVVPSGEAGRFYCLPQSPQQFKQLLMVAGLDRYFQLARCYRDEGSKPDRQPEFTQLDIEMSFVEQAGVRALVEGLLHYSWPEEKGLISAPFPCLTYAQAMQDYGVDKPDTRFGMKLADATEIFRDTQIGLMREAVVQPGGCVQAICVPEGSKHLKGRDVESLKDTAKTQFNQEVDAMLVRGDGSLKSPLGLLLTPGVCQQLLHITHANPGDMLLLAAGAVERVRPLLGKLRLQCAELLEARGVCLRDPSVFRFVWVLDFPLFLPREDAPGQLESAHHPFTAPVPQDVHLLDSEPHKVRGQHYDLVLNGCEVGGGSIRIHNSAQQRYVLEHVLKEDVSLLSHLLEALDSGAPPHGGIALGLDRLVSIIVGSPSIRDVIAFPKSFRGHDLMSHAPDFVSEEELKPYHISVVWPGSEGGEGRQGGEGSPAPTPGHFTAA from the exons ATGGCGAACAGACTGACGCTGCTGCGCTCGAGCGCGTTGCGTCACGCGTTTACGCGTCTACGTCACAGAGCGTGCAGCAGGAGCGCGCTCCCGGCGTCCGCGCGCCCCACTTGTTCTTCAGAATCGATTGCGCAACCTTTGACGCGGTCCTGTCGCTTCTGCAGTAACGTCTCTAGGTTCACCTCAG GTGCAAGCAGTTTGTCCATACGAAGTCACACCTGTGGAGAATTATGTGCAAGTCACGTAGGAGAGGATGTTACTTTGTGTGGCTGGGTTCAGTTCTTGAG GCAAGACCTGTTTGTGGTACTGAGGGACTTCAGTGGTTTGGTCCAAGTTGTTGTCCCAAAGGATGAG TCCAAGCCTGAACTGCGGGACACATTTCGTGGCTTGTCGGTCGAATCGGTCCTGATGGTCAAGGGACGGGTCAGGCGTCGTCCTGAGGGCCAGGAGAACATG AACATGTCTTCAGGGGAAATAGAAGTGTGTGCTGAGACCATGGAGGTGCTGAACACCTGTCGGAAGCTGCCCTTCGAAATCAAAGACTTTGTCAAG AAGTCTGAAGCGCTGCGGATGCAGTACAGGTACCTGGACCTTCGTTCCCCACACATGCAGGCCAACCTGCGACTCCGCTCCCGCCtggtgatgaagatgagggaGTATCTCTGCCATCGCCACG GGTTCGTAGATGTGGAGACACCCACCCTGTTTAAACGCACCCCTGGG GGGGCCCGAGAATTCGTGGTGCCGAGCGGAGAGGCTGGGAGGTTCTACTGCCTGCCCCAGAGCCCACAGCAGTTCAAACAGCTCCTGATGGTGGCTGGTCTGGATCG CTACTTTCAGTTGGCCCGCTGCTACAGAGATGAAGGCTCCAAGCCTGACAGACAGCCCGAGTTCACACAG CTGGACATTGAGATGTCGTTCGTGGAGCAGGCAGGGGTCAGGGCTCTGGTTGAGGGCTTGCTGCATTACTCCTGGCCTGAAGAGAAAGGGCTCATCAGCGCCCCCTTCCCCTGCTTGACGTACGCGCAGGCAATGCAGGACTATGGTGTGGACAAACCCGACACCAGGTTTGGAATGAAG CTCGCTGATGCTACGGAGATATTCAGGGACACACAGATTGGCTTGATGAGGGAAGCCGTCGTCCAACCAGGCGGCTGTGTCCAGGCCATCTGTGTTCCAGAAGGATCT AAACACTTGAAGGGCAGAGACGTAGAGTCGCTGAAAGACACGGCCAAGACACAGTTTAACCAG GAGGTGGACGCTATGCTGGTCAGGGGGGACGGCTCTCTGAAGTCTCCGCTCGGCCTCCTGCTGACCCCCGGGGTCTGTCAACAGCTACTGCACATAACCCACGCCAACCCAGGAGACATGCTCCTCCTCGCTGCTGGAGccgtggagagggtg cgccccctgctggggaAGCTGAGACTGCAGTGTGCCGAGCTGCTGGAGGCTCGTGGCGTCTGCCTGCGTGATCCTTCTGTCTTCCGCTTCGTCTGGGTGCTGGACTTCCCCCTCTTTTTGCCCCGGGAGGACGCCCCGGGGCAGCTGGAGTCTGCCCACCACCCCTTTACCGCCCCGGTGCCACAGGACGTCCACCTGCTGGACTCTGAGCCACACAAG GTGCGCGGGCAGCACTACGACCTGGTGCTGAACGGCTGTGAGGTGGGCGGCGGCTCCATCCGGATACACAACTCCGCCCAGCAGCGTTACGTCCTGGAGCACGTCCTCAAG GAGgacgtctctctcctctcacacctGCTAGAGGCACTGGACTCTGGCGCCCCGCCGCACGGTGGCATCGCGTTGG ggCTGGACCGCCTGGTGTCCATCATTGTGGGTTCTCCCAGCATCAGGGATGTCATCGCTTTCCCCAAGTCCTTCCGAGGTCATGACCTCATGAGCCACGCCCCTGATTTCGTGTCGGAGGAGGAGCTGAAGCCGTATCACATCTCGGTGGTTTGGCCCGGCAGTGAGGGCGGAGAGGGCAGACAGGGCGGAGAAGGCAGCCCTGCTCCAACTCCTGGACACTTCACTGCAGCGTAG